A region of Deinococcota bacterium DNA encodes the following proteins:
- the hisC gene encoding histidinol-phosphate transaminase has translation MTVRPEVSDLPAYSFTASDCPVKLDQNESPHDLPEGLKDEVVARLREIAFHRYPEMHADSLRAALARRHGWSERGVVVANGSNVLIGALVQACGIGRRVVTVKPTFSIYPLQARLLGAALTEVALAADFSLPLDALEAELASGQGVLFIANPAAPTGNLLPAAELRALAAAARGWTVVIDEAYAQFAGSDMSLLVRDYPHVASLRTMSKAFGLGGVRLGYMLAQPALAEEIQKVLLPFSVSALQVAVGLTVLGADDYVSARVEETLLERARVAAALAELGTELGLHVFPSHTNFLLFRVPDAAGFYGGLKARGVLIRRQDGLHGLSGCLRVSVGTRAENDAFIAAARAVAETYVVKAGEAQHV, from the coding sequence ATGACGGTTCGCCCAGAGGTCAGCGACCTGCCCGCCTACAGCTTCACCGCCTCCGACTGCCCGGTCAAGCTCGACCAGAACGAGTCTCCCCACGACCTTCCCGAAGGGCTCAAGGACGAGGTCGTGGCGCGGCTCCGCGAGATTGCCTTTCACCGCTATCCGGAGATGCACGCCGACTCGCTGCGGGCCGCCCTGGCCCGGCGGCACGGCTGGAGTGAACGGGGCGTGGTCGTCGCCAACGGCTCCAACGTCCTGATCGGCGCCCTGGTGCAGGCCTGCGGCATCGGCAGGCGCGTGGTGACGGTCAAACCGACCTTTTCGATCTACCCCTTGCAGGCGCGGCTGCTCGGCGCGGCGCTGACCGAGGTGGCGCTGGCGGCGGACTTCTCGCTGCCGCTGGACGCTCTCGAGGCGGAGCTCGCCTCCGGCCAGGGCGTCCTCTTCATCGCCAACCCGGCGGCGCCCACCGGCAACCTGCTGCCGGCAGCGGAGCTGCGCGCGCTCGCCGCGGCGGCGCGGGGCTGGACGGTGGTCATAGACGAGGCCTACGCCCAGTTCGCCGGCAGCGACATGAGTTTGCTCGTCCGCGACTACCCCCACGTCGCCTCGCTGCGCACCATGAGCAAGGCCTTTGGCCTGGGCGGAGTGCGGCTCGGCTATATGCTGGCGCAACCGGCCCTGGCCGAGGAGATCCAGAAGGTGCTGCTGCCCTTTTCGGTGTCGGCCTTGCAGGTCGCGGTCGGCCTGACCGTCCTGGGCGCCGACGACTACGTCAGCGCCCGCGTCGAGGAGACGCTGCTCGAGCGGGCGCGGGTGGCGGCGGCGCTCGCCGAGCTGGGGACTGAGCTGGGCCTCCACGTCTTTCCCTCCCACACCAACTTCCTGCTCTTTCGGGTGCCGGACGCGGCGGGCTTCTACGGGGGCCTCAAGGCGCGCGGCGTGCTCATCAGGCGGCAGGACGGCCTGCACGGCCTCTCGGGCTGCCTGCGGGTGTCGGTAGGAACGAGGGCGGAAAACGACGCCTTTATAGCTGCCGCGCGGGCGGTTGCCGAGACATACGTCGTCAAGGCGGGCGAGGCGCAGCATGTCTAG
- the hisB gene encoding imidazoleglycerol-phosphate dehydratase HisB, giving the protein MSSQAPARTAEISRDTAETQIRLRLELDAGAGGRAETGHGFLDHMLAQLIRHGRLTLELSGKGDLEVDVHHLAEDCGIVLGQALHRALGERRGLERYADAWVPMDESLAHVVLDLSGRPFLAFEPGGFEGHAGGFNAHHLREFLRGFCNHAGATVHVRVITGEETHHVVEAVMKAFARALYAATRVTTDELPSTKGLL; this is encoded by the coding sequence ATGTCTAGCCAAGCCCCGGCCAGAACCGCCGAGATCAGCCGAGACACGGCGGAGACGCAGATCCGCCTGCGCCTCGAGCTCGACGCGGGCGCGGGCGGGCGCGCCGAGACCGGCCACGGCTTTTTGGACCACATGCTGGCGCAGCTCATCCGCCACGGCCGTCTGACGCTCGAGCTCTCCGGCAAGGGCGACCTGGAGGTGGACGTGCACCACCTGGCCGAGGACTGCGGCATCGTCCTCGGCCAGGCCCTGCACCGGGCCTTGGGCGAGCGGCGCGGCTTGGAGCGCTACGCCGACGCCTGGGTGCCGATGGACGAGAGCCTCGCTCACGTCGTCCTGGACCTCTCCGGCCGACCCTTCCTGGCCTTCGAGCCGGGCGGTTTCGAGGGCCACGCGGGCGGCTTCAACGCCCACCACCTGCGCGAGTTTCTGCGCGGCTTCTGCAACCACGCGGGCGCCACCGTGCACGTGCGCGTGATCACAGGAGAGGAGACCCACCACGTCGTCGAGGCGGTGATGAAGGCCTTCGCCAGAGCGCTCTACGCGGCCACTCGCGTCACCACGGACGAGCTCCCCTCGACCAAGGGCCTGTTGTGA
- a CDS encoding tetratricopeptide repeat protein — ALLAQGRERYPESGALALAESVLLERQGDLSGAETAVRAGLERQPGNLDAVNRLAILQARQGDLSGAQATLEEVAAADPNLQVNLAQIYIQAGQSRAAVELLDELLQNSPEDAQLWTLYGIASGRAGRYSQALDALDRAIALEPDNDDVRRARSVVEQAMSITQGQEVELSGEARAPFEAGLAALEGGDMGRAASEFARARGAEDSGVAAFYHGFALQLSGQPRQAVAAYERAQQDYPDNSVIANNLGYAYLQVGRLDRALEHISRAIQLDEENARAHMNLGLTLFRLGRYADAVSSWERATTLDGGLESELSELLETARSRAN; from the coding sequence GCGCTCCTCGCCCAGGGCCGGGAGCGCTACCCCGAGAGCGGCGCCCTGGCACTTGCCGAAAGCGTCCTGCTCGAGCGCCAGGGCGACCTCTCCGGCGCTGAGACCGCCGTGCGCGCCGGCCTCGAACGCCAGCCCGGCAACCTGGACGCCGTCAACCGCCTGGCCATCTTGCAGGCCCGGCAGGGCGACCTCTCCGGCGCTCAGGCGACGCTCGAGGAGGTGGCCGCCGCCGACCCCAATCTCCAGGTCAACCTCGCGCAGATCTATATCCAGGCCGGCCAGAGCCGGGCCGCCGTAGAGCTTCTGGACGAGCTCCTCCAGAACAGCCCCGAGGACGCGCAGCTGTGGACGCTCTACGGCATCGCCTCGGGCCGGGCCGGCCGCTACAGCCAGGCCTTGGACGCGCTCGACCGGGCCATCGCCTTAGAGCCCGACAACGACGACGTGCGCCGCGCCCGGTCCGTCGTCGAGCAGGCGATGAGCATCACCCAGGGCCAGGAGGTCGAGCTGAGCGGTGAGGCCAGAGCACCCTTCGAGGCTGGCCTGGCGGCGCTCGAGGGCGGCGACATGGGCCGGGCGGCGAGCGAGTTCGCGCGGGCGCGCGGCGCCGAGGATTCGGGCGTGGCGGCCTTCTATCACGGCTTCGCGCTGCAGCTGTCGGGCCAGCCGCGCCAGGCGGTGGCCGCCTACGAGCGCGCCCAGCAGGACTACCCCGACAACTCCGTCATCGCCAACAACCTGGGCTATGCCTACTTGCAGGTAGGCCGCCTCGACCGAGCCCTGGAGCACATCAGCCGGGCCATCCAACTCGACGAAGAGAACGCCAGAGCCCACATGAACCTGGGCCTCACCCTCTTCCGGCTCGGCCGTTACGCCGACGCGGTGAGCTCCTGGGAGCGCGCCACCACCCTCGACGGCGGCCTGGAGAGCGAGCTGAGCGAATTGCTCGAGACCGCCCGCAGCCGCGCCAACTAG